From a single Callithrix jacchus isolate 240 chromosome 5, calJac240_pri, whole genome shotgun sequence genomic region:
- the DLG4 gene encoding disks large homolog 4 isoform X4, producing MSQRPRAPRSALWLLAPPLLRWAPPLLTVLHSDLFQALLDILDYYEASLSESQKYRYQDEDTPPLEHSPAHLPNQANSPPVIVNTDTLEAPGYLQVNGTEGEMEYEEITLERGNSGLGFSIAGGTDNPHIGDDPSIFITKIIPGGAAAQDGRLRVNDSILFVNEVDVREVTHSAAVEALKEAGSIVRLYVMRRKPPAEKVMEIKLIKGPKGLGFSIAGGVGNQHIPGDNSIYVTKIIEGGAAHKDGRLQIGDKILAVNSVGLEDVMHEDAVAALKNTYDVVYLKVAKPSNAYLSDSYAPPDITTSYSQHLDNEISHSSYLGTDYPTAMTPTSPRRYSPVAKDLLGEEDIPREPRRIVIHRGSTGLGFNIVGGEDGEGIFISFILAGGPADLSGELRKGDQILSVNGVDLRNASHEQAAIALKNAGQTVTIIAQYKPEEYSRFEAKIHDLREQLMNSSLGSGTASLRSNPKRGFYIRALFDYDKTKDCGFLSQALSFRFGDVLHVIDASDEEWWQARRVHSDSETDDIGFIPSKRRVERREWSRLKAKDWGSSSGSQGREDSVLSYETVTQMEVHYARPIIILGPTKDRANDDLLSEFPDKFGSCVPHTTRPKREYEIDGRDYHFVSSREKMEKDIQAHKFIEAGQYNSHLYGTSVQSVREVAEQGKHCILDVSANAVRRLQAAHLHPIAIFIRPRSLENVLEINKRITEEQARKAFDRATKLEQEFTECFSAIVEGDSFEEIYHKVKRVIEDLSGPYIWVPARERL from the exons atgtcCCAGAGACCGAGAG CTCCCAGGTCAGCCCTCTGGCTCCTGGCTCCCCCACTACTACGGTGGGCACCCCCGCTCCTCACAGTGCTGCACAGTGATCTCTTCCAGGCCTTGCTGG ACATCCTGGACTATTATGAGGCTTCCCTCTCTGAGAGTCAG AAATACCGCTACCAAGATGAAGACACGCCCCCTCTGGAGCACAGCCCGGCCCACCTCCCCAACCAG GCCAATTCTCCCCCTGTGATTGTCAACACAGATACCCTAGAAGCCCCAGGATAT TTGCAGGTGAACGGGACCGAGGGGGAGATGGAATACGAGGAGATCACATTGGAAAGG GGTAACTCAGGTCTGGGCTTCAGCATCGCAGGTGGCACTGACAACCCACACATCGGTGACGATCCGTCCATTTTCATCACCAAGATAATTCCTGGTGGGGCTGCGGCCCAGGATGGCCGCCTCAG GGTCAACGACAGCATCCTGTTTGTAAATGAAGTGGACGTGCGTGAGGTGACCCACTCAGCGGCAGTGGAGGCCCTCAAAGAGGCAGGCTCCATCGTTCGCCTCTATGTCATGCGTCGGAAGCCCCCGGCTGAGAAGGTCATGGAGATAAAGCTCATCAAAGGGCCTAAAG GTCTTGGCTTCAGCATCGCAGGGGGCGTAGGGAACCAGCACATCCCAGGAGATAATAGCATCTATGTAACAAAGATCATCGAAGGGGGTGCTGCCCACAAGGATGGGAGGTTGCAGATTGGAGACAAGATCCTGGCG GTCAACAGTGTGGGGTTGGAGGATGTCATGCATGAAGATGCTGTGGCAGCCCTGAAGAACACGTATGATGTTGTCTACCTAAAGGTGGCCAAGCCCAGCAATGCCTACCTGAGTGACAGCTATGCTCCCCCAGACATCACAACCT CTTATTCCCAGCACCTGGACAATGAGATCAGTCACAGCAGCTACCTGGGCACCGACTACCCCACAGCCATGACCCCCACTTCCCCTCGGCGCTACTCCCCAGTGGCCAAAGACCTGCTCGGGGAGGAGGACATTCCCCGAGAACCGAGGCGAATCGTGATCCACCGGGGCTCCACAGGCCTAGGCTTCAATATCGTGGGTGGCGAGGACGGCGAAGGCATCTTCATCTCCTTTATTCTGGCTGGGGGCCCTGCAGACCTCAGTGGGGAGCTGCGGAAGGGGGACCAGATCCTGTCG GTCAATGGTGTTGACCTCCGCAATGCCAGCCATGAGCAGGCCGCCATTGCCCTGAAGAATGCGGGTCAGACGGTCACAATCATCGCTCAGTATAAACCAGAAG AGTACAGCCGATTTGAGGCCAAGATCCATGACCTTCGGGAGCAGCTCATGAACAGCAGCCTGGGCTCAGGGACGGCCTCCCTGCGGAGCAACCCCAAGAGGGGTTTCTACATAAG GGCCCTGTTTGATTACGACAAGACCAAGGACTGCGGCTTCCTAAGCCAGGCCCTGAGCTTCCGCTTTGGAGACGTGCTGCATGTCATCGATGCTAGCGAtgaggagtggtggcaggcacggCGGGTCCACTCTGACAGTGAGACCGATGACATTGGCTTCATCCCCAGCAAACGGCG GGTTGAGCGACGAGAGTGGTCAAGGTtaaaggccaag GACTGGGGCTCCAGCTCTGGATCACAGG GTCGAGAAGACTCGGTTCTGAGCTACGAGACAGTGACGCAGATGGAAG TGCACTATGCTCGCCCCATCATCATCCTTGGGCCCACCAAGGACCGCGCCAATGATGATCTTCTCTCCGAGTTCCCCGACAAGTTTGGATCCTGTGTTCCCC ATACAACACGGCCCAAGCGGGAGTATGAGATAGATGGCCGGGATTACCACTTTGTGTCGTCCCGGGAGAAAATGGAGAAGGACATTCAGGCACACAAGTTCATTGAGGCCGGCCAGTACAACAGCCACCTCTATGGGACCAGCGTCCAGTCCGTGCGAGAGGTGGCAGAGCAG GGGAAGCACTGCATCCTCGATGTCTCGGCCAATGCCGTGCGGCGGCTGCAGGCGGCCCACCTGCACCCCATCGCCATCTTCATCCGCCCCCGCTCCCTGGAGAATGTGCT AGAGATTAATAAGCGGATCACAGAGGAGCAAGCCCGTAAAGCCTTCGACAGAGCCACCAAGCTGGAGCAGGAGTTCACAGAGTGCTTCTCAG CCATCGTGGAGGGTGACAGCTTTGAGGAGATCTACCACAAGGTGAAGCGTGTCATCGAGGACCTCTCAGGCCCCTACATCTGGGTTCCAGCCCGAGAGAGACTCTGA
- the DLG4 gene encoding disks large homolog 4 isoform X2 — protein sequence MSQRPRAPRSALWLLAPPLLRWAPPLLTVLHSDLFQALLDILDYYEASLSESQKYRYQDEDTPPLEHSPAHLPNQVNAPELVHVAERNLSHLEAGHGVVGHAHLSPFKANSPPVIVNTDTLEAPGYVNGTEGEMEYEEITLERGNSGLGFSIAGGTDNPHIGDDPSIFITKIIPGGAAAQDGRLRVNDSILFVNEVDVREVTHSAAVEALKEAGSIVRLYVMRRKPPAEKVMEIKLIKGPKGLGFSIAGGVGNQHIPGDNSIYVTKIIEGGAAHKDGRLQIGDKILAVNSVGLEDVMHEDAVAALKNTYDVVYLKVAKPSNAYLSDSYAPPDITTSYSQHLDNEISHSSYLGTDYPTAMTPTSPRRYSPVAKDLLGEEDIPREPRRIVIHRGSTGLGFNIVGGEDGEGIFISFILAGGPADLSGELRKGDQILSVNGVDLRNASHEQAAIALKNAGQTVTIIAQYKPEEYSRFEAKIHDLREQLMNSSLGSGTASLRSNPKRGFYIRALFDYDKTKDCGFLSQALSFRFGDVLHVIDASDEEWWQARRVHSDSETDDIGFIPSKRRVERREWSRLKAKDWGSSSGSQGREDSVLSYETVTQMEVHYARPIIILGPTKDRANDDLLSEFPDKFGSCVPHTTRPKREYEIDGRDYHFVSSREKMEKDIQAHKFIEAGQYNSHLYGTSVQSVREVAEQGKHCILDVSANAVRRLQAAHLHPIAIFIRPRSLENVLEINKRITEEQARKAFDRATKLEQEFTECFSAIVEGDSFEEIYHKVKRVIEDLSGPYIWVPARERL from the exons atgtcCCAGAGACCGAGAG CTCCCAGGTCAGCCCTCTGGCTCCTGGCTCCCCCACTACTACGGTGGGCACCCCCGCTCCTCACAGTGCTGCACAGTGATCTCTTCCAGGCCTTGCTGG ACATCCTGGACTATTATGAGGCTTCCCTCTCTGAGAGTCAG AAATACCGCTACCAAGATGAAGACACGCCCCCTCTGGAGCACAGCCCGGCCCACCTCCCCAACCAGGTAAACGCCCCCGAGCTGGTGCACGTGGCGGAGAGGAACTTGTCCCACCTCGAGGCTGGCCACGGGGTCGTGGGCCACGCCCACCTCTCCCCTTTCAAG GCCAATTCTCCCCCTGTGATTGTCAACACAGATACCCTAGAAGCCCCAGGATAT GTGAACGGGACCGAGGGGGAGATGGAATACGAGGAGATCACATTGGAAAGG GGTAACTCAGGTCTGGGCTTCAGCATCGCAGGTGGCACTGACAACCCACACATCGGTGACGATCCGTCCATTTTCATCACCAAGATAATTCCTGGTGGGGCTGCGGCCCAGGATGGCCGCCTCAG GGTCAACGACAGCATCCTGTTTGTAAATGAAGTGGACGTGCGTGAGGTGACCCACTCAGCGGCAGTGGAGGCCCTCAAAGAGGCAGGCTCCATCGTTCGCCTCTATGTCATGCGTCGGAAGCCCCCGGCTGAGAAGGTCATGGAGATAAAGCTCATCAAAGGGCCTAAAG GTCTTGGCTTCAGCATCGCAGGGGGCGTAGGGAACCAGCACATCCCAGGAGATAATAGCATCTATGTAACAAAGATCATCGAAGGGGGTGCTGCCCACAAGGATGGGAGGTTGCAGATTGGAGACAAGATCCTGGCG GTCAACAGTGTGGGGTTGGAGGATGTCATGCATGAAGATGCTGTGGCAGCCCTGAAGAACACGTATGATGTTGTCTACCTAAAGGTGGCCAAGCCCAGCAATGCCTACCTGAGTGACAGCTATGCTCCCCCAGACATCACAACCT CTTATTCCCAGCACCTGGACAATGAGATCAGTCACAGCAGCTACCTGGGCACCGACTACCCCACAGCCATGACCCCCACTTCCCCTCGGCGCTACTCCCCAGTGGCCAAAGACCTGCTCGGGGAGGAGGACATTCCCCGAGAACCGAGGCGAATCGTGATCCACCGGGGCTCCACAGGCCTAGGCTTCAATATCGTGGGTGGCGAGGACGGCGAAGGCATCTTCATCTCCTTTATTCTGGCTGGGGGCCCTGCAGACCTCAGTGGGGAGCTGCGGAAGGGGGACCAGATCCTGTCG GTCAATGGTGTTGACCTCCGCAATGCCAGCCATGAGCAGGCCGCCATTGCCCTGAAGAATGCGGGTCAGACGGTCACAATCATCGCTCAGTATAAACCAGAAG AGTACAGCCGATTTGAGGCCAAGATCCATGACCTTCGGGAGCAGCTCATGAACAGCAGCCTGGGCTCAGGGACGGCCTCCCTGCGGAGCAACCCCAAGAGGGGTTTCTACATAAG GGCCCTGTTTGATTACGACAAGACCAAGGACTGCGGCTTCCTAAGCCAGGCCCTGAGCTTCCGCTTTGGAGACGTGCTGCATGTCATCGATGCTAGCGAtgaggagtggtggcaggcacggCGGGTCCACTCTGACAGTGAGACCGATGACATTGGCTTCATCCCCAGCAAACGGCG GGTTGAGCGACGAGAGTGGTCAAGGTtaaaggccaag GACTGGGGCTCCAGCTCTGGATCACAGG GTCGAGAAGACTCGGTTCTGAGCTACGAGACAGTGACGCAGATGGAAG TGCACTATGCTCGCCCCATCATCATCCTTGGGCCCACCAAGGACCGCGCCAATGATGATCTTCTCTCCGAGTTCCCCGACAAGTTTGGATCCTGTGTTCCCC ATACAACACGGCCCAAGCGGGAGTATGAGATAGATGGCCGGGATTACCACTTTGTGTCGTCCCGGGAGAAAATGGAGAAGGACATTCAGGCACACAAGTTCATTGAGGCCGGCCAGTACAACAGCCACCTCTATGGGACCAGCGTCCAGTCCGTGCGAGAGGTGGCAGAGCAG GGGAAGCACTGCATCCTCGATGTCTCGGCCAATGCCGTGCGGCGGCTGCAGGCGGCCCACCTGCACCCCATCGCCATCTTCATCCGCCCCCGCTCCCTGGAGAATGTGCT AGAGATTAATAAGCGGATCACAGAGGAGCAAGCCCGTAAAGCCTTCGACAGAGCCACCAAGCTGGAGCAGGAGTTCACAGAGTGCTTCTCAG CCATCGTGGAGGGTGACAGCTTTGAGGAGATCTACCACAAGGTGAAGCGTGTCATCGAGGACCTCTCAGGCCCCTACATCTGGGTTCCAGCCCGAGAGAGACTCTGA
- the DLG4 gene encoding disks large homolog 4 isoform X1, with product MSQRPRAPRSALWLLAPPLLRWAPPLLTVLHSDLFQALLDILDYYEASLSESQKYRYQDEDTPPLEHSPAHLPNQVNAPELVHVAERNLSHLEAGHGVVGHAHLSPFKANSPPVIVNTDTLEAPGYLQVNGTEGEMEYEEITLERGNSGLGFSIAGGTDNPHIGDDPSIFITKIIPGGAAAQDGRLRVNDSILFVNEVDVREVTHSAAVEALKEAGSIVRLYVMRRKPPAEKVMEIKLIKGPKGLGFSIAGGVGNQHIPGDNSIYVTKIIEGGAAHKDGRLQIGDKILAVNSVGLEDVMHEDAVAALKNTYDVVYLKVAKPSNAYLSDSYAPPDITTSYSQHLDNEISHSSYLGTDYPTAMTPTSPRRYSPVAKDLLGEEDIPREPRRIVIHRGSTGLGFNIVGGEDGEGIFISFILAGGPADLSGELRKGDQILSVNGVDLRNASHEQAAIALKNAGQTVTIIAQYKPEEYSRFEAKIHDLREQLMNSSLGSGTASLRSNPKRGFYIRALFDYDKTKDCGFLSQALSFRFGDVLHVIDASDEEWWQARRVHSDSETDDIGFIPSKRRVERREWSRLKAKDWGSSSGSQGREDSVLSYETVTQMEVHYARPIIILGPTKDRANDDLLSEFPDKFGSCVPHTTRPKREYEIDGRDYHFVSSREKMEKDIQAHKFIEAGQYNSHLYGTSVQSVREVAEQGKHCILDVSANAVRRLQAAHLHPIAIFIRPRSLENVLEINKRITEEQARKAFDRATKLEQEFTECFSAIVEGDSFEEIYHKVKRVIEDLSGPYIWVPARERL from the exons atgtcCCAGAGACCGAGAG CTCCCAGGTCAGCCCTCTGGCTCCTGGCTCCCCCACTACTACGGTGGGCACCCCCGCTCCTCACAGTGCTGCACAGTGATCTCTTCCAGGCCTTGCTGG ACATCCTGGACTATTATGAGGCTTCCCTCTCTGAGAGTCAG AAATACCGCTACCAAGATGAAGACACGCCCCCTCTGGAGCACAGCCCGGCCCACCTCCCCAACCAGGTAAACGCCCCCGAGCTGGTGCACGTGGCGGAGAGGAACTTGTCCCACCTCGAGGCTGGCCACGGGGTCGTGGGCCACGCCCACCTCTCCCCTTTCAAG GCCAATTCTCCCCCTGTGATTGTCAACACAGATACCCTAGAAGCCCCAGGATAT TTGCAGGTGAACGGGACCGAGGGGGAGATGGAATACGAGGAGATCACATTGGAAAGG GGTAACTCAGGTCTGGGCTTCAGCATCGCAGGTGGCACTGACAACCCACACATCGGTGACGATCCGTCCATTTTCATCACCAAGATAATTCCTGGTGGGGCTGCGGCCCAGGATGGCCGCCTCAG GGTCAACGACAGCATCCTGTTTGTAAATGAAGTGGACGTGCGTGAGGTGACCCACTCAGCGGCAGTGGAGGCCCTCAAAGAGGCAGGCTCCATCGTTCGCCTCTATGTCATGCGTCGGAAGCCCCCGGCTGAGAAGGTCATGGAGATAAAGCTCATCAAAGGGCCTAAAG GTCTTGGCTTCAGCATCGCAGGGGGCGTAGGGAACCAGCACATCCCAGGAGATAATAGCATCTATGTAACAAAGATCATCGAAGGGGGTGCTGCCCACAAGGATGGGAGGTTGCAGATTGGAGACAAGATCCTGGCG GTCAACAGTGTGGGGTTGGAGGATGTCATGCATGAAGATGCTGTGGCAGCCCTGAAGAACACGTATGATGTTGTCTACCTAAAGGTGGCCAAGCCCAGCAATGCCTACCTGAGTGACAGCTATGCTCCCCCAGACATCACAACCT CTTATTCCCAGCACCTGGACAATGAGATCAGTCACAGCAGCTACCTGGGCACCGACTACCCCACAGCCATGACCCCCACTTCCCCTCGGCGCTACTCCCCAGTGGCCAAAGACCTGCTCGGGGAGGAGGACATTCCCCGAGAACCGAGGCGAATCGTGATCCACCGGGGCTCCACAGGCCTAGGCTTCAATATCGTGGGTGGCGAGGACGGCGAAGGCATCTTCATCTCCTTTATTCTGGCTGGGGGCCCTGCAGACCTCAGTGGGGAGCTGCGGAAGGGGGACCAGATCCTGTCG GTCAATGGTGTTGACCTCCGCAATGCCAGCCATGAGCAGGCCGCCATTGCCCTGAAGAATGCGGGTCAGACGGTCACAATCATCGCTCAGTATAAACCAGAAG AGTACAGCCGATTTGAGGCCAAGATCCATGACCTTCGGGAGCAGCTCATGAACAGCAGCCTGGGCTCAGGGACGGCCTCCCTGCGGAGCAACCCCAAGAGGGGTTTCTACATAAG GGCCCTGTTTGATTACGACAAGACCAAGGACTGCGGCTTCCTAAGCCAGGCCCTGAGCTTCCGCTTTGGAGACGTGCTGCATGTCATCGATGCTAGCGAtgaggagtggtggcaggcacggCGGGTCCACTCTGACAGTGAGACCGATGACATTGGCTTCATCCCCAGCAAACGGCG GGTTGAGCGACGAGAGTGGTCAAGGTtaaaggccaag GACTGGGGCTCCAGCTCTGGATCACAGG GTCGAGAAGACTCGGTTCTGAGCTACGAGACAGTGACGCAGATGGAAG TGCACTATGCTCGCCCCATCATCATCCTTGGGCCCACCAAGGACCGCGCCAATGATGATCTTCTCTCCGAGTTCCCCGACAAGTTTGGATCCTGTGTTCCCC ATACAACACGGCCCAAGCGGGAGTATGAGATAGATGGCCGGGATTACCACTTTGTGTCGTCCCGGGAGAAAATGGAGAAGGACATTCAGGCACACAAGTTCATTGAGGCCGGCCAGTACAACAGCCACCTCTATGGGACCAGCGTCCAGTCCGTGCGAGAGGTGGCAGAGCAG GGGAAGCACTGCATCCTCGATGTCTCGGCCAATGCCGTGCGGCGGCTGCAGGCGGCCCACCTGCACCCCATCGCCATCTTCATCCGCCCCCGCTCCCTGGAGAATGTGCT AGAGATTAATAAGCGGATCACAGAGGAGCAAGCCCGTAAAGCCTTCGACAGAGCCACCAAGCTGGAGCAGGAGTTCACAGAGTGCTTCTCAG CCATCGTGGAGGGTGACAGCTTTGAGGAGATCTACCACAAGGTGAAGCGTGTCATCGAGGACCTCTCAGGCCCCTACATCTGGGTTCCAGCCCGAGAGAGACTCTGA
- the DLG4 gene encoding disks large homolog 4 isoform X20 has translation MEYEEITLERGNSGLGFSIAGGTDNPHIGDDPSIFITKIIPGGAAAQDGRLRVNDSILFVNEVDVREVTHSAAVEALKEAGSIVRLYVMRRKPPAEKVMEIKLIKGPKGLGFSIAGGVGNQHIPGDNSIYVTKIIEGGAAHKDGRLQIGDKILAVNSVGLEDVMHEDAVAALKNTYDVVYLKVAKPSNAYLSDSYAPPDITTSYSQHLDNEISHSSYLGTDYPTAMTPTSPRRYSPVAKDLLGEEDIPREPRRIVIHRGSTGLGFNIVGGEDGEGIFISFILAGGPADLSGELRKGDQILSVNGVDLRNASHEQAAIALKNAGQTVTIIAQYKPEEYSRFEAKIHDLREQLMNSSLGSGTASLRSNPKRGFYIRALFDYDKTKDCGFLSQALSFRFGDVLHVIDASDEEWWQARRVHSDSETDDIGFIPSKRRVERREWSRLKAKDWGSSSGSQGREDSVLSYETVTQMEVHYARPIIILGPTKDRANDDLLSEFPDKFGSCVPHTTRPKREYEIDGRDYHFVSSREKMEKDIQAHKFIEAGQYNSHLYGTSVQSVREVAEQGKHCILDVSANAVRRLQAAHLHPIAIFIRPRSLENVLEINKRITEEQARKAFDRATKLEQEFTECFSAIVEGDSFEEIYHKVKRVIEDLSGPYIWVPARERL, from the exons ATGGAATACGAGGAGATCACATTGGAAAGG GGTAACTCAGGTCTGGGCTTCAGCATCGCAGGTGGCACTGACAACCCACACATCGGTGACGATCCGTCCATTTTCATCACCAAGATAATTCCTGGTGGGGCTGCGGCCCAGGATGGCCGCCTCAG GGTCAACGACAGCATCCTGTTTGTAAATGAAGTGGACGTGCGTGAGGTGACCCACTCAGCGGCAGTGGAGGCCCTCAAAGAGGCAGGCTCCATCGTTCGCCTCTATGTCATGCGTCGGAAGCCCCCGGCTGAGAAGGTCATGGAGATAAAGCTCATCAAAGGGCCTAAAG GTCTTGGCTTCAGCATCGCAGGGGGCGTAGGGAACCAGCACATCCCAGGAGATAATAGCATCTATGTAACAAAGATCATCGAAGGGGGTGCTGCCCACAAGGATGGGAGGTTGCAGATTGGAGACAAGATCCTGGCG GTCAACAGTGTGGGGTTGGAGGATGTCATGCATGAAGATGCTGTGGCAGCCCTGAAGAACACGTATGATGTTGTCTACCTAAAGGTGGCCAAGCCCAGCAATGCCTACCTGAGTGACAGCTATGCTCCCCCAGACATCACAACCT CTTATTCCCAGCACCTGGACAATGAGATCAGTCACAGCAGCTACCTGGGCACCGACTACCCCACAGCCATGACCCCCACTTCCCCTCGGCGCTACTCCCCAGTGGCCAAAGACCTGCTCGGGGAGGAGGACATTCCCCGAGAACCGAGGCGAATCGTGATCCACCGGGGCTCCACAGGCCTAGGCTTCAATATCGTGGGTGGCGAGGACGGCGAAGGCATCTTCATCTCCTTTATTCTGGCTGGGGGCCCTGCAGACCTCAGTGGGGAGCTGCGGAAGGGGGACCAGATCCTGTCG GTCAATGGTGTTGACCTCCGCAATGCCAGCCATGAGCAGGCCGCCATTGCCCTGAAGAATGCGGGTCAGACGGTCACAATCATCGCTCAGTATAAACCAGAAG AGTACAGCCGATTTGAGGCCAAGATCCATGACCTTCGGGAGCAGCTCATGAACAGCAGCCTGGGCTCAGGGACGGCCTCCCTGCGGAGCAACCCCAAGAGGGGTTTCTACATAAG GGCCCTGTTTGATTACGACAAGACCAAGGACTGCGGCTTCCTAAGCCAGGCCCTGAGCTTCCGCTTTGGAGACGTGCTGCATGTCATCGATGCTAGCGAtgaggagtggtggcaggcacggCGGGTCCACTCTGACAGTGAGACCGATGACATTGGCTTCATCCCCAGCAAACGGCG GGTTGAGCGACGAGAGTGGTCAAGGTtaaaggccaag GACTGGGGCTCCAGCTCTGGATCACAGG GTCGAGAAGACTCGGTTCTGAGCTACGAGACAGTGACGCAGATGGAAG TGCACTATGCTCGCCCCATCATCATCCTTGGGCCCACCAAGGACCGCGCCAATGATGATCTTCTCTCCGAGTTCCCCGACAAGTTTGGATCCTGTGTTCCCC ATACAACACGGCCCAAGCGGGAGTATGAGATAGATGGCCGGGATTACCACTTTGTGTCGTCCCGGGAGAAAATGGAGAAGGACATTCAGGCACACAAGTTCATTGAGGCCGGCCAGTACAACAGCCACCTCTATGGGACCAGCGTCCAGTCCGTGCGAGAGGTGGCAGAGCAG GGGAAGCACTGCATCCTCGATGTCTCGGCCAATGCCGTGCGGCGGCTGCAGGCGGCCCACCTGCACCCCATCGCCATCTTCATCCGCCCCCGCTCCCTGGAGAATGTGCT AGAGATTAATAAGCGGATCACAGAGGAGCAAGCCCGTAAAGCCTTCGACAGAGCCACCAAGCTGGAGCAGGAGTTCACAGAGTGCTTCTCAG CCATCGTGGAGGGTGACAGCTTTGAGGAGATCTACCACAAGGTGAAGCGTGTCATCGAGGACCTCTCAGGCCCCTACATCTGGGTTCCAGCCCGAGAGAGACTCTGA